TTCAACGCCGCGGCATGAACAACCACGTCGACCCCGTCGAATGCGCGATATAGACGGTCACGATCCCGCACGTCACCCAGAAAGTACCTAATGCAGGGAAAATCCTTCTCGCTGAAACGCTGACGCATCTCGAACTGCTTCAGCTCATCACGACTGAAAATAATAAGCCTATGCGGTGTAAACTGCCTCAAAACTGTTTCAGTCAGTTTCTGGCCGAAGGAACCAGTCCCGCCGGTAATCAGGATCGTTTTGTCATTTAACATAGCTCGTAATCTCCACCGAAGAAGGAACTCGGTCACCTTAACGCCAACAATTTTACGAACTGCCACAAAACACTGCAGTCACAAATTTTTAAATCAAGAAGCCACCAACATCTTTTGACCGTGATTCCATCGGAAATTCAACCGTTCAGCTGGAACGGCTCAGGCAGAAGTTGTCCGAGAAACATCTCACACGACCACCAGCGGGCAGCAGAGAAAATGACCGAGGAAAAGGCCTATTTGACACGTCAGCATCGAACAGTACTGCAGGCTCCGCTATTTCGCGACCAATCCTCATTTCGATAAACCAGCGACAGCGCGGAGCTCGTGCTAGACTGTACACGAACGCAGTCGGGGCGAGGCCAATCGTTCCGACTGCAGCAAGCCGTTCCTGACTTCACAAGTCTCTATGCCCATACCTGGTGAATCACTGCAGTCGGCAGCGGAAAGCCATGCCGCATTTCACCATCCAAATCAATCGTAGTGAGATACCTGAGACCGTGAGACGGCATGAGATGACCAGACGGTGGTTCGGGCTGCTGCGAGAGGGCCGCGTTGGGACAGTCGCGAGTAATTCGCCGTCTCCGACACAGGCGGCCGGACCGCCACGATGAATGTCGCCGTCACAGGCTATTCCGGTTTCGTCGGACAACATCTGATGAGGGTCCTCACCGCCGCCGGCCATCACACGCGTGCGATCGGTCGATCGAAGCCTTCGCCGATTGCTGATTGGCATCAGATCGATGATCTGAGGAACGCGCCGTGGGATCGTCATCTCAGAGGCACCGACATCCTTTTTCATCTCGCTGCCAAAGCTCACGCGGCTGACACCACCGAATCGGAAGTTCGAAGCATTAACGTAGAGGCTACGGAATTCATCGTTCGTGAAGCTGTCAGGCAGGGTGTGGAAAAGGTCATCTTCCTGAGCTCTGTGAAGGCGCAGGCCAGGGTCTCACGCGAGAACTGCCTGCGGGAATCCGACACTCCGAAGCCAGACGGCATCTACGGGAAGGCCAAGAAAGACGCTGAGGAGAGGATAACCAAGCTCTGCAGAGGCAGTTCCACGTCCTACACGATCATTCGTTCTCCAGTGGTCTACGGCCCCGGGGTAAAAGGGAATCTGCTGAGCTTGTTGAAACTGATCGACAGAGGACTTCCGCTCCCATTCCAGTCCGTAAGCAACCAGCGTAGCCTGATTTCCGTAGATAATCTCGTAGATGTACTAGTGCGTTGCATTACCGGCGGAGATGATCAAACATATCTGGTTTCGGACGGGGACGACCTTTCTACTCCAGAATTGATTCGTGAGATGGCCTTTGCCCTCGGGAAAAAGCCGTTGTTACTGCCAATTAACGCCGGCATTCTACGCAATACTCTCAGAATCCTCGGGCTGCGGTTCCACGCTGATCGCCTCATCGGAAATCTATGCGTCAACATCCAAAAAGTACAAACTGACCTCTCGTGGAGTCCGCGCTTCAACAGACATGATGTACTTCAGAGCACCGCACAATGGTACAAAGAGACTACCAGTTCATAGCCTCCAGAAAGCCCGGTTGCTCTCCCGGCTGGGAAAGCGCCTCTCTTGACCATTCGGCCGCCCTTTGCTCAGCTCTCTCACGCAGTGGGCCGTAAGGAATCGCTGCGCGAAGACCGT
This window of the Acidobacteriota bacterium genome carries:
- a CDS encoding NAD-dependent epimerase/dehydratase family protein; this encodes MNVAVTGYSGFVGQHLMRVLTAAGHHTRAIGRSKPSPIADWHQIDDLRNAPWDRHLRGTDILFHLAAKAHAADTTESEVRSINVEATEFIVREAVRQGVEKVIFLSSVKAQARVSRENCLRESDTPKPDGIYGKAKKDAEERITKLCRGSSTSYTIIRSPVVYGPGVKGNLLSLLKLIDRGLPLPFQSVSNQRSLISVDNLVDVLVRCITGGDDQTYLVSDGDDLSTPELIREMAFALGKKPLLLPINAGILRNTLRILGLRFHADRLIGNLCVNIQKVQTDLSWSPRFNRHDVLQSTAQWYKETTSS